In Apium graveolens cultivar Ventura chromosome 10, ASM990537v1, whole genome shotgun sequence, the following are encoded in one genomic region:
- the LOC141692787 gene encoding guanosine nucleotide diphosphate dissociation inhibitor At5g09550-like, which produces MDEEYDVIVLGTGLKECIISGLLSVDGLKVLHMDRNDYYGGESSSLSLNQLWKRFRGNETPPENLGASKEYNADMIPKFMMANGALVRVLIHTNVTKYLNFKAVDNSFVYNTGKIYKVPATDVEALKSPLMGLLEKRRARKFFIYVQDYEDEDPKSHEGLDLNSITARDLIAKYGLEDNTIDFIGHALALFNDDKYLDQPAMDFVKRMKLYAESLARFQAGSPYIYPMYGLGELPQAFARLSAVYGGTYMLNKPECKVEFDDGKAVGVTSEGETAKCKKGVVCDPSYLPDKVKKVGKVARAVCIMNHPIPDTNDSHSAQIILPQKQIGRNSDMYLFCCSYSHNVVPKGKYIAFVCTEAQTDDPETELKPGIDLLGPVEEIFYETYDRFEPTNNHAEDNCFISTSYDATTHFTSTVEDVLAMYTKITGKALDLSVDLSAASAAPEE; this is translated from the exons ATGGATGAAGAGTATGATGTCATCGTTCTTGGTACCGGTCTCAAGGAATGTATTATCAGTGGCCTCCTCTCTGTCGATGGCCTCAAA GTACTGCATATGGATAGGAATGATTATTATGGGGGAGAATCGAGCTCCTTGAGCCTCAATCAG CTTTGGAAGCGTTTCAGGGGCAATGAAACGCCTCCAGAAAATCTAGGAGCAAGCAAGGAATACAATGCTGATATGATTCCAAAG TTCATGATGGCTAATGGTGCTTTAGTCCGTGTTCTCATCCACACTAATGTTACCAAATATTTAAACTTCAAGGCTGTGGATAATAGTTTTGTGTACAACACAGGGAAG ATCTACAAAGTTCCAGCAACTGATGTGGAAGCTTTGAAATCTCCACTGATGGGCCTACTTGAAAAGCGGCGTGCCCGAAAGTTCTTCATCTATGTCCAGGACTATGAAGATGAAGACCCCAAATCCCACGAAGGACTGGATCTGAATAGTATCACAGCACGCGACCTTATTGC AAAATATGGGCTTGAAGATAATACCATTGACTTTATAGGGCATGCCTTAGCACTTTTCAATGATGATAAGTATTTGGACCAGCCAGCTATGGATTTTGTAAAGAGAATGAAG CTCTATGCAGAATCTTTGGCACGCTTTCAGGCTGGATCTCCCTATATCTATCCGATGTATGGACTAGGAGAGCTGCCTCAG GCATTCGCACGTTTGAGTGCAGTTTATGGTGGAACCTACATGCTCAACAAGCCAGAGTGCAAG GTAGAGTTTGATGATGGAAAGGCAGTCGGAGTGACTTCTGAAGGAGAAACTGCAAAATGCAAGAAAGGGGTTGTTTGTGATCCATCTTATTTACCTGATAAG GTGAAGAAAGTTGGAAAGGTTGCTCGTGCTGTATGTATAATGAATCATCCAATCCCAGACACCAATGATTCCCACTCTGCACAAATCATTCTGCCACAGAAGCAAATTGGTCGTAACTCTGATAT GTATCTATTTTGTTGCTCCTACTCGCACAACGTGGTTCCTAAAGGAAAATATATAGCTTTTGTCTGTACTGAAGCGCAGACTGATGACCCTGAAACTGAATTGAAGCCTGGGATAGATCTACTGGGACCAGTTGAGGAGATATTCTATGAAACCTATGATAGATTTGAACCTACAAATAATCATGCAGAAGACAACTGCTTCATATCCACA AGCTACGATGCTACAACACACTTCACATCAACTGTCGAAGACGTGTTAGCCATGTACACCAAGATCACCGGAAAG GCTCTTGATCTTTCTGTGGACCTGAGTGCTGCAAGTGCTGCTCCAGAAGAATAA
- the LOC141692498 gene encoding putative nucleoredoxin 1 isoform X1 — MIMSLPTKETSRYLYGILKIRKKALRLCSFTSMTGGTLMAARMKNLFWKAFAKMPWLTLPYEDTYCNKKLQRIFDYPQELVGTKPDSTLVIIGRNGKFVEPLGANILLEYGALAYPFTVFNPADLELEKVSKVKPGMFWDLDAVFRHRNGSQVRFSQLVGKRIIVLFQSRMSKLERTPRELESR, encoded by the exons ATGATCATGTCATTACCAACAAAGGAGACCAG TAGGTACCTCTACGGAATCTTGAAAATAAG AAAGAAGGCTTTGAGGTTGTGTTCATTTACATCCATGACTGGTGGAACACTTATGGCCGCAAGGATGAAGAATTTGTTCTGGAAAGCATTTGCGAAAATGCCCTGGTTGACACTCCCATATGAAGACACATATTGCAATAAAAAATTGCAGAGGATCTTTGATTATCCCCAAGAACTGGTAGGAACAAAGCCAGATTCGACTCTGGTGATTATCGGGCGTAATGGGAAATTTGTAGAACCGTTGGGCGCTAATATATTGCTGGAATATGGTGCTTTAGCATACCCATTCACCGTTTTTAATCCTGCTGATTTAGAGCTTGAAAAGGTTAGTAAAGTGAAGCCAGGGATGTTCTGGGATTTAGACGCCGTCTTCAGACACAGAAATGGGTCACAG GTTCGATTTTCCCAACTTGTTGGCAAGAGAATCATAGTTCTATTTCAGAGTAGGATGTCTAAGCTGGAACGTACTCCGAGGGAGCTAGAATCAAGGTAG
- the LOC141693467 gene encoding putative nucleoredoxin 1 produces the protein MKLKMTYEELSRNKEDFEVVLIYTHGWWDTYRHTDEDSYWKAFQTMPWLALPFEETSCNKKLQRIFKYPQELLGTSPEPRMVNIGPRGEFSKPLGANILLKYGAPAYPFTFSNITVLELEKVTKVKLKMLWGPDAIFMNKNTSQVRFSQLMVKRIIVLLQNWRSTLDCTLRELKARYFRMKGTEDEFEVIHICDEKQSMPIAAAMPWF, from the exons ATGAAACTTAAGATGACTTATGAAGAGTTGTCGAGAAATAAAGAAGACTTTGAAGTTGTGCTCATTTACACGCATGGCTGGTGGGATACTTATCGCCACACAGATGAAGATTCATACTGGAAAGCATTTCAGACAATGCCTTGGTTGGCGCTCCCATTTGAAGAGACAAGTTGCAATAAGAAGTTGCAAAGGATCTTTAAATATCCCCAAGAACTGTTAGGGACAAGTCCAGAACCAAGGATGGTAAATATCGGACCTCGTGGAGAATTCAGTAAACCCCTTGGGGCTAATATATTGTTGAAGTATGGTGCTCCAGCATACCCATTCACCTTTTCCAATATTACTGTTCTAGAGCTTGAAAAGGTAACGAAAGTCAAGCTCAAGATGTTATGGGGTCCAGATGCCATCTTCATGAATAAGAATACGTCTCAG GTTCGATTTTCCCAACTTATGGTCAAGAGAATCATAGTCCTATTACAGAATTGGAGGTCTACACTGGACTGTACGTTGAGGGAGCTAAAAGCAAGGTATTTCAGGATGAAGGGCACGGAAGATGAGTTCGAAGTGATACACATCTGTGATGAGAAGCAATCTATGCCGATTGCAGCAGCTATGCCATGGTTTTGA
- the LOC141691010 gene encoding uncharacterized protein LOC141691010, with amino-acid sequence MANMMQPQIPKLTATNYGNWSIQMKVLLGSYDNWDTVENGYSEPVDAAAEAALPNAEKTTLKESRKKDKKALFTIFQGVDESTFEKISEAKTAKDAWEILQKSFQGVEKVKKVRLQVLRGEFENLKMKSSENIGEFVTRLKTVTNEMKRNGESLNDIRVMEKLLRSLTRKFDYVVTSIEESKDLSTISIDELVGSLQAHEQRMNQYDDASHLEKALQSKVSISDSSGSSSSARGRGGFRGGYRGGRGRGRQSFNRGQNSGSYQSSGRVQNFRGRGRGGFQQRGDKSQFQCYNCNKFGHFSYECRSPKVEETSHFAAAKEDKDVGTAMFLTYKGDEESKKNVWYLDSGASNHMTGHKDLFMEIDETVSGEVTFGDSSKIPVKGKDENAEVLEVGH; translated from the exons ATGGCGAATATGATGCAACCGCAAATTCCAAAATTGACGGCAACAAATTATGGGAACTGGAGTATACAAATGAAGGTGTTACTCGGTTCTTACGATAACTGGGATACTGTGGAAAATGGGTATAGCGAGCCCGTGGATGCAGCCGCTGAAGCAGCTCTTCCAAATGCCGAGAAGACGACGTTAAAGGAGTCCCGtaaaaaagataaaaaggcgTTATTCACAATTTTTCAAGGTGTTGATGAATCTACCTTTGAAAAAATTTCTGAAGCAAAAACAGCAAAAGATGCGTGGGAGATTCTGCAGAAATCATTCCAGGGTGTCGAAAAAGTTAAAAAGGTGCGGCTCCAAGTTCTACGTGGCGAGTTCgaaaatttaaaaatgaaaagctccgaaaatattggtgaatttgttacgCGTTTGAAAACGGTGACAAACGAGATGAAAAGAAACGGTGAAAGTCTTAATGATATCCGGGTCATGGAAAAGTTGCTCCGTTCATTGACAAGAAAATTTGATTACGTTGTTACATCAATTGAGGAGTCAAAAGATCTATCCACAATTTCCATTGATGAGCTCGTAGGTTCTCTTCAAGCCCACGAGCAACGaatgaaccagtatgatgatgCAAGCCATTTGGAGAAGGCGTTGCAAAGTAAGGTGTCCATCAGTGACAGTTCTGGCAGTAGCAGTTCTGCACGTGGCAGAGGTGGTTTTAGAGGTGGCTACCGAGGTGGACGAGGACGAGGAAGGCAGTCCTTCAATAGAGGCCAGAATTCGGGAAGTTATCAATCATCTGGTCGTGTTCAAAATTTTAGAGGCCGAGGAAGAGGTGGATTTCAACAACGAGGTGATAAATCTCAATTTCAGTGTTATAACTGTAATAAATTTGGCCATTTCAGTTATGAGTGTAGATCCCCGAAGGTGGAAGAAACTAGTCATTTTGCAGCAGCAAAAGAAGATAAAGATGTTGGTACTGCTATGTTCCTCACTTATAAAGGAGACGAGGAAAGCAagaagaatgtttggtatcttgactcagGGGCCAGCAATCACATGACTGGCCACAAAGATTTATTTATGGAGATAGATGAAACCGTCAGCGGGGAAGTTACATTTGGCGATTCTTCAAAAATTCCTGTTAAAGGGAAAG ACGAAAATGCAGAAGTGCTTGAAGtcggtcattaa
- the LOC141691011 gene encoding uncharacterized protein LOC141691011 produces MIIRTTSSKTLVITTKIGTNTVRKILVDNGSSVDIIYYNAYSRMDLGDMKIDTAKETPLYEFTGNEVKLVGVIDLPVLFGSPPCQIWRVVKFHVIITLSSYNATIGRTITNPLRAITSISHLNMKFPTEFGVGEVSGDQRAS; encoded by the coding sequence ATGATTATACGGACGACATCATCGAAGACCTTGGTCATAACAACCAAAATTGGTACAAACACAGTGAGGAAAATTTTGGTGGATAATGGAAGCTCTGTCGATATCATATACTACAACGCGTATTCTAGAATGGATTTGGGTGATATGAAGATTGACACAGCCAAAGAAACTCCGTTGTATGAATTTACTGGAAATGAAGTCAAGCTTGTAGGTGTAATAGACCTCCCAGTCCTCTTCGGTTCGCCTCCATGTCAAATCTGGCGCGTAGTTAAGTTCCATGTCATCATTACACTATCAAGCTACAATGCTACCATAGGTCGAACTATCACCAATCCACTCAGGGCAATCACCTCTATTTCTCATTTGAatatgaaattccctacagaattTGGAGTCGGCGAGGTCAGCGGAGACCAGAGAGCCTCATGA
- the LOC141692498 gene encoding putative nucleoredoxin 3 isoform X2 — protein sequence MIMSLPTKETRYLYGILKIRKKALRLCSFTSMTGGTLMAARMKNLFWKAFAKMPWLTLPYEDTYCNKKLQRIFDYPQELVGTKPDSTLVIIGRNGKFVEPLGANILLEYGALAYPFTVFNPADLELEKVSKVKPGMFWDLDAVFRHRNGSQVRFSQLVGKRIIVLFQSRMSKLERTPRELESR from the exons ATGATCATGTCATTACCAACAAAGGAGACCAG GTACCTCTACGGAATCTTGAAAATAAG AAAGAAGGCTTTGAGGTTGTGTTCATTTACATCCATGACTGGTGGAACACTTATGGCCGCAAGGATGAAGAATTTGTTCTGGAAAGCATTTGCGAAAATGCCCTGGTTGACACTCCCATATGAAGACACATATTGCAATAAAAAATTGCAGAGGATCTTTGATTATCCCCAAGAACTGGTAGGAACAAAGCCAGATTCGACTCTGGTGATTATCGGGCGTAATGGGAAATTTGTAGAACCGTTGGGCGCTAATATATTGCTGGAATATGGTGCTTTAGCATACCCATTCACCGTTTTTAATCCTGCTGATTTAGAGCTTGAAAAGGTTAGTAAAGTGAAGCCAGGGATGTTCTGGGATTTAGACGCCGTCTTCAGACACAGAAATGGGTCACAG GTTCGATTTTCCCAACTTGTTGGCAAGAGAATCATAGTTCTATTTCAGAGTAGGATGTCTAAGCTGGAACGTACTCCGAGGGAGCTAGAATCAAGGTAG